One window of the Colletotrichum lupini chromosome 9, complete sequence genome contains the following:
- a CDS encoding carbonic anhydrase — MAFHDQNKFLYALSSNQAWAGYKSHQNPAFFKNLASGQSPSILWLGCSDSRVPETTILGLQPGDVFVHRNIANIVAPTDINTSAVIEYAVAHLKVKHVVLCGHSACGGAKAALGDSRVGGVLDTWLTPLKTVRAQNAKELDAIKNEDHKAVRIAEMNVETGVNVLMANFTVQEAIKERGMTVHGCIFDIASGRIRDLGFGTMGPGATRNGIIKNGGGEEEIVRGQHAQLVFRDSGDAHMQVR, encoded by the exons AGAACAAGTTCCTTTATGCCCTGAGCTCTAACCAAGCTTGGGCTGGGTACAAATCACACCAGAATCCTGCTTTCTTCAAGAACCTTGCCTCGGGGCAGTCGCCTTCAATCT TGTGGCTAGGATGCTCTGATTCTCGTGTTCCCGAGACAACAATCTTGGGTCTCCAACCCGGCGACGTCTTCGTCCATCGCAACATCGCCAACATCGTAGCCCCCACAGACATCAACACCTCGGCCGTCATCGAGTACGCTGTTGCCCACCTCAAGGTTAAGCACGTCGTGCTCTGCGGTCACTCAGCCTGCGGCGGTGCCAAGGCGGCGTTGGGCGACTCCCGTGTCGGAGGCGTGCTCGATACCTGGCTCACTCCCTTGAAGACAGTCCGCGCTCAAAACGCAAAGGAGCTCGACGCCATCAAGAATGAGGACCACAAGGCTGTCCGTATCGCAGAGATGAACGTCGAGACTGGTGTCAATGTGCTCATGGCCAACTTCACCGTTCAGGAGGCTATCAAAGAGCGAGGCATGACTGTCCACGGCTGCATCTTCGACATCGCGAGTGGCCGTATCCGCGACCTTGGGTTCGGAACCATGGGCCCGGGTGCCACTCGGAACGGCATTATCAAGAACGGAGGTGGAGAAGAGGAGATCGTCCGCGGTCAACACGCTCAGCTCGTGTTCCGTGACAGCGGAGACGCCCACATGCAGGTCCGTTGA
- a CDS encoding nuclear transport factor 2 — MANNFEEIAKQFIEFYYNQFDSDRKGLASLYREHSMLTFESASSLGVNSIVEKLTSLPFEKVKHQVTTLDAQPTADGGIIILVTGQLLVDEEQRPMNYTQAFQLLRDPASGSYFVYNDIFKLVYGA; from the exons ATGGCGAACA ACTTCGAGGAAATCGCAA AGCAGTTCATCGAGTTCTACTACAACCAGTTCGACTCGGACCGCAAGGGACTTGCCAGCCTCTAC cgggaGCACTCTATGCTGACTTTCGAGTCTGCTTCTTCCCTTGGTGTCAACTCCATCGTTGAGAAGCTCACC TCCCTGCCCTTCGAGAAGGTCAAGCACCAGGTCACCACCCTCGACGCCCAGCCCACCGCCGATGGCGGCATTATCATCCTCGTCACTGGCCAGCTTCTG GTCGATGAGGAGCAGCGCCCCATGAACTACACTCAGGCTTTCCAGCTTCTGCGTGATCCTGCCTCTGGCAGTTACTTCGTCTACAACGACATTTTCAAGCTTGTCTACGGTGCATAA